Proteins encoded within one genomic window of uncultured Sphingopyxis sp.:
- a CDS encoding copper chaperone PCu(A)C, with translation MKPFASSLFGAALAAAALSLTGCGENLGAGQQLNVVSGHIVMGATPDRPAVGYFRVEGGPRDVELVAVTSDLAQRVEMHESVRENGVVAMKPLARAAVPAKGELVFKQGGKHLMIWHINGAAVRAGKLPMAFVFTNNNNERILFDMVIKPAEGGAAGHGAMDHGAMEKGAETAAPGAAKK, from the coding sequence ATGAAACCCTTCGCCTCCAGTCTCTTTGGCGCCGCTCTTGCCGCCGCCGCGCTCAGCCTGACCGGTTGCGGCGAAAACCTCGGCGCCGGACAGCAGCTCAACGTCGTGAGCGGCCATATCGTGATGGGGGCGACGCCCGATCGCCCGGCAGTCGGCTATTTCCGCGTCGAGGGCGGGCCACGCGACGTCGAGCTGGTCGCGGTGACCAGCGATCTCGCGCAGCGCGTCGAGATGCACGAGAGCGTGCGCGAAAATGGCGTGGTGGCGATGAAGCCGCTCGCGCGCGCGGCGGTTCCCGCCAAGGGCGAACTGGTGTTCAAACAGGGCGGCAAGCATCTGATGATCTGGCACATCAACGGCGCCGCGGTGCGCGCGGGCAAGCTGCCGATGGCGTTCGTCTTCACCAACAACAACAATGAGCGCATCCTCTTCGACATGGTGATCAAGCCCGCCGAGGGCGGCGCGGCCGGTCATGGCGCGATGGATCATGGCGCGATGGAGAAGGGCGCCGAAACGGCGGCGCCGGGCGCGGCCAAGAAATAA
- a CDS encoding vgr related protein, translated as MPRPSRPLTPGEIALARPVFGDAIAYDRVRICHHKWMFFQPRHVVMAPMGSIHFNPHGDLYCDDFSTASQRLKGLFIHEMTHVWQAQTRGRWYLVLMRHPFATYSYSLKPGWPLHRYGLEQQAEIVRHYWLLTQGMIVGGAPGVDAYRAILPFAGGGAG; from the coding sequence GTGCCGCGCCCGTCGCGACCGTTGACGCCGGGGGAAATCGCGCTCGCCCGCCCGGTGTTCGGCGACGCGATCGCCTATGACCGCGTGCGCATCTGCCACCATAAATGGATGTTCTTCCAGCCGCGCCATGTCGTGATGGCGCCGATGGGCAGCATCCATTTCAACCCGCACGGCGACCTCTACTGCGACGATTTCAGCACCGCGTCGCAGCGGCTCAAGGGGCTGTTCATCCACGAAATGACGCATGTGTGGCAGGCGCAGACGCGCGGGCGGTGGTATCTGGTGCTGATGCGCCATCCGTTTGCGACCTACAGCTACAGCCTCAAACCCGGCTGGCCGCTCCATCGCTACGGACTCGAACAACAGGCCGAGATCGTGCGGCATTACTGGCTGTTGACGCAGGGCATGATCGTCGGCGGCGCGCCGGGAGTGGATGCCTATCGCGCGATCCTGCCGTTTGCTGGCGGTGGAGCGGGGTAA
- a CDS encoding DNA recombination protein RmuC — MNGSSLVAALVALAIGALIGWLFAGRQSGGLKAERDGLAERFRSAVTDLAAEAEARKAADIRLAEVLSEQKARDAAHDAQIAQLKDAQAALTAQFREVGQTMLGEAQKAFLERADARFRQSEETAGQNLKALLSPVHERLAKYEEAVGKVEAERRDAFGLLHGQIAAMREGTERVSSEAAKLVNALRNAPKARGRWGEQQLRNVLESCGLSEHADFQTEVSVQDGDGGRLRPDVVVKVPGGQSLIIDAKVSLNAYQDAFGAVDEGEKVAHLAAHAAAMRAHVNTLGAKSYWNQFDGTPDFVVMFVPGEHFLAAALDQDHELWDYAFERKVLLATPTNLIAIARTVAAVWRQEKLAGQAREIAALGKELYARMSVMGAHIARVGKNLDQATGAYNAFVGSFESQVLTQAKRFEALDVETGGKDIPTLPVAEQAARPLAKLAPAPAAVNDAGE, encoded by the coding sequence ATGAATGGAAGCTCGCTCGTCGCCGCCCTTGTTGCCCTCGCCATCGGCGCGTTGATCGGCTGGCTTTTCGCCGGCCGGCAATCGGGCGGGCTCAAGGCCGAGCGCGACGGTCTCGCCGAGCGGTTCAGGAGCGCGGTGACCGACCTCGCGGCCGAGGCCGAGGCGCGCAAGGCGGCCGATATCCGGCTCGCGGAAGTGCTGAGCGAACAAAAGGCGCGCGACGCGGCGCACGACGCGCAGATCGCGCAATTGAAGGACGCGCAGGCGGCGCTCACCGCGCAGTTCCGCGAGGTCGGGCAGACGATGCTCGGCGAGGCGCAAAAGGCGTTTCTCGAACGCGCCGATGCGCGTTTCCGGCAGAGCGAGGAGACGGCGGGGCAGAATCTGAAGGCGCTGCTGTCGCCCGTCCACGAGCGGCTCGCCAAATATGAGGAAGCCGTCGGCAAGGTCGAAGCCGAACGCCGCGACGCCTTCGGCCTGCTCCACGGCCAGATCGCCGCGATGCGCGAGGGCACCGAGCGCGTGTCGAGCGAGGCGGCGAAGCTCGTCAACGCGCTGCGCAATGCCCCCAAGGCGCGCGGGCGCTGGGGTGAGCAGCAGCTTCGCAACGTGCTCGAAAGCTGCGGGCTTTCTGAACACGCCGATTTCCAGACCGAGGTCAGCGTCCAGGATGGCGACGGCGGACGGCTGCGCCCCGACGTCGTCGTCAAGGTGCCCGGCGGGCAGAGCCTGATCATCGACGCCAAAGTGTCCTTGAACGCCTATCAGGACGCGTTTGGCGCGGTCGACGAGGGGGAGAAGGTCGCGCATCTCGCCGCGCATGCCGCGGCGATGCGCGCGCACGTCAACACGCTCGGCGCCAAAAGCTATTGGAACCAGTTCGACGGCACCCCCGACTTCGTCGTGATGTTCGTCCCCGGCGAACATTTCCTCGCCGCCGCGCTCGATCAGGATCACGAGCTTTGGGACTATGCGTTCGAGCGCAAGGTGCTGCTCGCGACCCCGACCAATTTGATCGCGATCGCGCGTACCGTCGCGGCGGTGTGGCGGCAGGAAAAGCTCGCCGGACAGGCGCGCGAGATCGCGGCGCTGGGCAAGGAACTTTATGCGCGCATGTCGGTGATGGGCGCCCACATCGCGCGCGTCGGCAAGAATCTCGATCAGGCGACGGGCGCGTACAACGCCTTCGTCGGCAGCTTCGAATCGCAGGTGCTGACGCAGGCGAAGCGGTTCGAGGCGCTCGACGTCGAGACCGGTGGCAAGGACATCCCCACGCTTCCCGTCGCCGAACAGGCGGCGCGCCCGCTCGCCAAGCTGGCGCCGGCGCCAGCGGCGGTCAACGACGCGGGGGAATAG
- a CDS encoding META domain-containing protein, which produces MIRTPLLIALPAFAALAACAPAGDMPRGPGEPPAAYMALGTEPGWTLEITPSRLNYDGDYGETKIMVPNPGARAVANGEEYVTDRLKVEVTRGECSDGMSDRRYADTVTVTADGKTVKGCGGGILPPTELAGTNWTFVSIGGVPVAADRPTALAFEAERLSGSAGCNRFSGGYSLADRTLTAGPLMATKMACPGAGMTQESAFFALMRGPVSLTFPTDGTLILTGSDGQTAALKRVI; this is translated from the coding sequence ATGATCCGCACTCCGCTCCTGATTGCCCTACCCGCCTTTGCCGCCCTCGCCGCCTGCGCGCCCGCCGGCGACATGCCGCGCGGCCCCGGCGAACCGCCCGCCGCCTATATGGCGCTCGGCACCGAGCCCGGGTGGACGCTCGAGATCACGCCGTCGCGGCTCAATTACGACGGCGATTATGGCGAGACAAAGATCATGGTGCCGAACCCCGGCGCGCGCGCCGTCGCGAATGGCGAGGAATATGTCACCGATCGGCTGAAGGTCGAAGTCACGCGCGGCGAATGCAGCGACGGAATGAGCGACCGCCGCTATGCCGACACGGTGACGGTCACCGCCGACGGCAAGACGGTGAAAGGCTGCGGCGGCGGGATACTACCGCCCACCGAGCTCGCGGGAACCAACTGGACCTTCGTGTCGATCGGCGGGGTGCCCGTCGCGGCCGACCGCCCGACCGCGCTCGCCTTCGAAGCCGAGCGGCTGAGCGGCAGCGCGGGCTGCAACCGCTTTTCGGGCGGCTATTCGCTCGCCGACCGCACGCTGACCGCGGGGCCGCTGATGGCGACCAAGATGGCGTGCCCCGGCGCGGGCATGACGCAGGAAAGCGCCTTCTTCGCGCTGATGCGCGGCCCGGTGAGTCTGACCTTCCCGACCGACGGCACCTTGATCCTGACAGGGAGCGACGGGCAGACGGCGGCGCTGAAGCGGGTGATTTGA
- a CDS encoding RNA methyltransferase: MTGRRSTIESLSNPLVKRMRLLREKRHRRAERLFLAEGLRIATEAREAGILPQWLFLGPEGAAHPLAKTLVDATLAAGGEVIDTTPAILSKLSGKDNPQTVVGIYAEPRAALADLDRNAAPIWLVAERLRDPGNLGTMLRTGDAVGAGGLILLDDSTDPYAVEAVRASMGAIFTQKLVVARWEEFLPWLRQGPGQLVATWLGDDSVDYQAVRYAAPTFILTGNESQGLPPEYAAAADVRVKMPMLGKADSLNAAVATAVMAYEVLNQRR; encoded by the coding sequence ATGACCGGTCGCCGTTCCACCATCGAAAGTCTGTCGAACCCGCTGGTCAAGCGGATGCGGCTCCTGCGCGAGAAGCGCCATCGCCGCGCCGAGCGGCTGTTCCTCGCCGAAGGGCTGCGCATCGCGACCGAAGCGCGCGAGGCCGGAATATTACCGCAATGGCTGTTCCTGGGCCCCGAGGGCGCGGCGCATCCGCTGGCGAAGACGCTGGTCGACGCGACTTTGGCCGCAGGGGGCGAGGTGATCGACACGACGCCTGCGATCCTTTCCAAATTGTCGGGCAAGGATAATCCGCAGACGGTGGTCGGCATCTACGCCGAGCCCAGGGCGGCGCTCGCCGATCTCGACCGCAACGCGGCGCCGATCTGGCTCGTCGCCGAGCGGCTGCGCGATCCGGGCAATCTCGGCACGATGCTGCGCACCGGCGACGCAGTCGGCGCGGGCGGGCTGATCCTGCTCGATGACAGCACCGACCCCTATGCGGTCGAGGCGGTGCGTGCGAGCATGGGGGCGATCTTCACGCAGAAGCTGGTGGTCGCGCGCTGGGAAGAGTTCCTGCCCTGGCTGCGTCAGGGACCCGGCCAGCTCGTCGCGACCTGGCTCGGCGACGATAGCGTGGATTATCAGGCGGTGCGCTACGCCGCGCCGACCTTCATCCTGACCGGCAATGAATCGCAAGGTCTGCCGCCCGAATATGCCGCCGCGGCGGACGTGCGGGTCAAAATGCCGATGCTGGGCAAGGCCGACAGCCTCAACGCCGCGGTCGCGACCGCGGTGATGGCGTATGAGGTGCTGAACCAGCGGCGATAG
- a CDS encoding HPr family phosphocarrier protein: MNEISETVEITNQRGLHARASAKFVTFVSRLPESVSVEVEKGGSRVNGTSIMGLMMLGAAKGDSITIHTKGDGADAALLKLVGLVKDSFGED, encoded by the coding sequence TTGAACGAGATTTCCGAAACCGTCGAGATCACCAACCAGCGCGGCCTGCACGCGCGCGCCAGCGCCAAATTCGTGACCTTCGTCAGTCGCCTGCCCGAAAGCGTGTCGGTCGAGGTCGAAAAGGGCGGCAGCCGCGTCAACGGCACGTCGATCATGGGCCTGATGATGCTCGGCGCCGCCAAGGGCGATTCGATCACCATCCATACGAAGGGCGACGGCGCCGACGCGGCGCTTCTGAAGCTCGTCGGGCTGGTCAAGGACAGCTTCGGCGAGGATTGA
- a CDS encoding PTS sugar transporter subunit IIA encodes MPNDKALPLLGMVLVTHGRLAEEMVRAMEHVVGPQRAIATVCIGPNDNMEMRRKEIADAIRKVDEGRGVVMLTDLFGGTPSNLAISLLEAGRTEVIAGVNLPMLIRLESARKTMELRAAVIAAKEAGQKYISVASEMLGVGP; translated from the coding sequence ATGCCGAACGATAAGGCTTTGCCGCTCTTGGGAATGGTGCTCGTCACCCACGGCCGCCTCGCCGAGGAAATGGTGCGCGCGATGGAGCATGTCGTCGGTCCGCAAAGGGCCATCGCGACCGTGTGCATCGGCCCCAACGACAATATGGAGATGCGCCGCAAGGAAATCGCCGACGCGATTCGCAAGGTCGACGAGGGCCGCGGCGTCGTGATGCTGACCGACCTGTTCGGCGGCACCCCGTCGAACCTCGCGATCAGCCTGCTCGAAGCGGGGCGCACCGAAGTGATCGCCGGCGTCAACCTGCCGATGCTGATCCGGCTCGAAAGCGCGCGCAAGACGATGGAGTTGCGCGCCGCGGTGATCGCGGCGAAGGAAGCCGGCCAGAAATATATTTCGGTCGCATCGGAGATGCTGGGAGTAGGCCCTTGA